Proteins encoded together in one Mannheimia haemolytica window:
- the rimO gene encoding Ribosomal protein S12 methylthiotransferase RimO has product MSASPNIGFISLGCPKNLVDSERILTELRADGYNIIPSYENADLVIVNTCGFIDSAVQESLESIGEALEANGKVIVTGCLGAKENQIREVHPKVLEITGPHSYEAVMNHVHKYVPKPEFNPYTSLVPKQGIKLTPKHYAYLKISEGCDHRCTFCIIPSMRGDLASRSIVQVLDEAKRLVDAGVKELLIVSQDTSAYSLDRKKEEATKTVFWNGMPIKSNLITLCEQLGSMGVWVRLHYVYPYPHVDDLIPLMAAGKILPYLDIPLQHASPKILKAMKRPGSIERTLERIKKWREICPELTLRSTFIVGFPGETEEDFQLLLDFLKEAQLDRVGCFKFSPVEGAVATDMPDQVPEEVKEERFHRFMQLQQEISAARLQAKIGKTVQVIIDDIDEEGIIGRSMADAPEIDGVVYVDNPSNQLVTVGQIISVTITHADEYDLWGILNN; this is encoded by the coding sequence ATGAGTGCTTCACCAAATATTGGTTTTATCAGCTTAGGCTGCCCTAAAAATTTAGTTGATTCCGAACGTATTTTGACCGAACTGCGTGCGGATGGTTATAACATCATCCCTAGTTATGAAAATGCGGATCTTGTGATTGTAAACACCTGCGGTTTTATTGATTCCGCAGTACAAGAATCTCTTGAAAGCATTGGTGAAGCGTTAGAAGCTAACGGAAAAGTAATTGTCACCGGCTGTTTAGGAGCAAAAGAAAACCAAATTCGTGAGGTACACCCTAAAGTATTGGAAATTACAGGGCCACATAGCTATGAGGCGGTAATGAACCACGTCCATAAATATGTGCCAAAACCGGAATTTAACCCTTACACCAGCTTAGTGCCAAAACAAGGGATTAAATTAACACCGAAGCATTACGCTTATTTGAAAATTTCCGAAGGCTGCGATCATCGCTGCACTTTCTGCATTATTCCTTCAATGCGTGGCGATTTAGCAAGCCGTTCTATCGTGCAAGTATTAGATGAAGCAAAACGCCTAGTTGATGCCGGGGTAAAAGAGCTGTTAATCGTCTCACAAGACACCTCTGCCTATTCGTTAGATCGCAAAAAAGAAGAAGCAACCAAAACCGTTTTCTGGAACGGTATGCCGATTAAAAGTAACTTAATTACGCTATGTGAGCAATTAGGCTCAATGGGCGTTTGGGTACGTTTGCACTATGTTTACCCATACCCACACGTGGACGATTTAATTCCATTAATGGCTGCCGGCAAAATCTTGCCGTATTTGGATATTCCACTCCAACACGCCAGCCCGAAAATTTTAAAAGCGATGAAACGTCCGGGTTCGATTGAAAGAACCTTAGAACGCATTAAAAAATGGCGTGAAATTTGCCCGGAATTAACCCTGCGTTCTACCTTTATTGTCGGCTTCCCGGGTGAAACAGAAGAAGATTTCCAACTATTACTCGATTTCTTAAAAGAAGCACAGTTAGATCGTGTTGGTTGCTTTAAATTCAGCCCAGTGGAAGGTGCTGTTGCTACCGATATGCCGGATCAAGTGCCGGAAGAAGTAAAAGAGGAACGTTTCCACCGTTTTATGCAACTACAACAAGAAATTTCCGCTGCTCGCTTACAAGCAAAAATCGGCAAAACCGTACAAGTAATTATTGATGACATTGACGAAGAAGGCATTATCGGTCGCTCAATGGCAGATGCACCGGAAATTGACGGTGTAGTCTATGTAGATAATCCTTCAAACCAATTAGTGACAGTAGGGCAAATTATTTCAGTAACCATTACACATGCAGATGAGTATGATCTGTGGGGAATTTTAAACAACTAA
- the rplK gene encoding 50S ribosomal protein L11, which yields MAKKVQAYVKLQVAAGMANPSPPVGPALGQQGVNIMEFCKAFNARTESLEKGLPIPVVITVYADKSFTFVTKTPPAAVLLKKAVGIKSGSGKPNKDKVGTVTQEQIRQIAETKAADMTGATIETKMKSIAGTARSMGLIVEE from the coding sequence ATGGCAAAAAAAGTCCAAGCCTACGTTAAACTGCAAGTTGCAGCAGGTATGGCTAACCCATCACCACCAGTTGGTCCTGCATTAGGTCAACAAGGTGTTAACATTATGGAATTCTGTAAAGCATTCAACGCTCGTACTGAGAGCTTAGAGAAAGGTTTACCGATTCCGGTTGTTATCACAGTTTACGCTGATAAATCTTTCACATTCGTTACCAAAACTCCACCGGCAGCAGTATTACTGAAAAAAGCGGTAGGTATCAAATCTGGTTCTGGTAAACCGAATAAAGATAAAGTGGGTACAGTAACTCAAGAGCAAATCCGTCAAATCGCTGAAACTAAAGCAGCAGATATGACAGGTGCGACTATCGAAACCAAAATGAAATCAATCGCTGGTACAGCTCGCTCAATGGGCTTAATCGTAGAGGAATAA
- the psuT gene encoding Putative pseudouridine transporter — translation MDILISIIGVFVLLGLGILLSNNRKAIKFRTIFGALAIQIGFAALILYFPAGRNALLATANCVSNIINYGNEGISFVFGNLANPSNSSIGFVFAVKVLPIIIFFSALISMLYYLGVMQWVIKIIGGALQKTLGTSKAESMSAAANYFCWSDRSSSSCKTIH, via the coding sequence ATGGATATACTAATTAGCATAATTGGTGTTTTTGTGTTATTAGGGCTAGGTATTTTATTGTCAAATAATCGCAAAGCTATTAAATTTCGCACAATTTTTGGCGCGTTAGCGATTCAAATTGGTTTTGCTGCCCTTATTCTTTACTTCCCCGCGGGAAGAAATGCATTGCTAGCTACTGCAAATTGTGTGAGCAATATTATTAATTATGGTAACGAAGGTATTAGCTTTGTGTTTGGCAATTTAGCGAATCCGAGTAATAGCAGCATTGGTTTTGTGTTTGCGGTTAAAGTATTGCCTATTATTATCTTCTTCTCTGCGTTAATTTCAATGCTTTACTACCTTGGTGTGATGCAATGGGTGATTAAAATTATTGGTGGAGCATTACAAAAAACACTAGGCACTTCCAAGGCAGAATCAATGTCAGCGGCAGCTAATTATTTTTGTTGGTCAGACAGAAGCTCCTCTAGTTGTAAAACCATACATTAG
- the nupX_1 gene encoding Nucleoside permease nupX — MTESELFAIMVGGTASIAGSVMAGYAGMGVPLTYLIAASFMAAPAGLLFAKLMYPQTETLESKADDNVEVEKPNNVVEALANGASAGVTLAINVGAMLIAFIAVIALLNGFIGGIGNWFGYEGLTLQILLGYLFQPLAFLIGVPWQDADIAGQMIGMKLAVNEFVGYLEFAKYLQPDAVVQLSDKTKAIITFALCGFANFSAIAVLIGGIGSMAPSRRSDIARLGLKAVIGGTLANLMSATIAGFFIGLSGAALG, encoded by the coding sequence ATGACAGAGTCAGAATTATTTGCCATTATGGTTGGTGGAACTGCTTCAATTGCTGGTTCCGTTATGGCTGGTTATGCCGGAATGGGCGTTCCTTTAACTTATCTTATTGCGGCCTCCTTTATGGCTGCACCAGCTGGGTTACTATTTGCTAAATTAATGTATCCTCAAACGGAAACCTTGGAGAGTAAAGCAGATGACAATGTTGAAGTTGAAAAGCCAAATAACGTGGTTGAGGCCCTAGCTAATGGTGCTAGTGCAGGTGTTACTTTGGCTATTAATGTCGGTGCTATGTTAATAGCATTTATTGCAGTGATCGCTTTATTAAATGGCTTTATTGGTGGCATTGGTAATTGGTTTGGTTATGAGGGGCTAACCTTACAAATTTTATTAGGTTATTTATTCCAACCACTTGCTTTCTTAATCGGTGTGCCGTGGCAAGATGCCGATATTGCAGGTCAAATGATAGGTATGAAACTTGCTGTTAATGAATTTGTCGGCTACCTTGAGTTTGCTAAATATTTACAGCCTGATGCTGTGGTGCAATTAAGCGATAAAACTAAGGCAATCATTACTTTTGCTTTATGTGGTTTTGCAAACTTTAGTGCAATTGCGGTATTGATTGGTGGTATCGGAAGTATGGCACCAAGTCGGCGTTCAGATATTGCTCGTTTAGGTTTAAAAGCAGTGATTGGTGGAACCTTAGCTAATCTAATGAGTGCAACTATTGCTGGTTTCTTTATTGGTTTAAGTGGTGCCGCATTAGGCTGA
- the rplJ gene encoding 50S ribosomal protein L10, giving the protein MALNLQDKQAIVAEVNEAAKGALSAVVADSRGVTVEKMTELRKAAREAGVTMQVVRNTLLRRAVEGTEFECLTDTFTGPTLIAFSNEHPGAAARLFTEFAKTNKEFELKGAAFEGKKQDVAFLATLPTYEEAIARLMGTMKEAAAGKLVRTLAALRDQMEAAA; this is encoded by the coding sequence ATGGCATTAAATCTTCAAGACAAACAAGCGATTGTTGCTGAAGTAAACGAAGCTGCCAAAGGTGCACTTTCAGCTGTTGTTGCGGATTCTCGCGGTGTAACAGTTGAAAAAATGACTGAGTTACGTAAAGCAGCTCGTGAAGCTGGTGTGACAATGCAAGTTGTACGTAATACTTTATTACGTCGTGCAGTGGAAGGCACCGAGTTCGAGTGCTTAACAGATACGTTTACCGGTCCGACTCTTATCGCATTCTCAAATGAACACCCAGGTGCAGCAGCACGTTTATTCACTGAATTTGCGAAAACAAACAAAGAGTTTGAACTTAAAGGTGCAGCCTTTGAAGGTAAAAAACAAGATGTTGCATTCTTAGCAACCTTACCAACTTACGAAGAAGCAATTGCACGTTTAATGGGCACAATGAAAGAAGCTGCGGCAGGCAAACTTGTTCGCACTCTTGCAGCATTACGCGATCAAATGGAAGCAGCAGCTTAA
- the pflA_1 gene encoding Pyruvate formate-lyase 1-activating enzyme gives MAALSEIFVPLHRIIPFSNVEGQGNRTSIFLQGCKLNCLYCHNPETIPRYSKEAKQVSLQYLYDQVMEAVPFIRGVTISGGEPTIHHKKLVPLFEALREQGLTCYLDSSGFFDFEATEPLINVTDKFLFDLKGDGAGLQTLCFDRKNQAGKVPEQALPNVNHIKPENLARNLQNLAKLLPLDKVEEVRLVYLNQFYDAHQLLEKVAVLLKPYPDVLLKIIRVHTKGARDESGLARFVPTIEQTNELVEFAKQSGINKIITIY, from the coding sequence ATGGCTGCACTTTCTGAGATTTTTGTGCCGTTACACCGCATTATCCCCTTCTCGAATGTAGAAGGGCAGGGCAATCGTACCAGCATTTTTCTACAAGGTTGCAAGCTGAATTGCCTGTATTGCCATAACCCGGAAACCATTCCACGTTATAGCAAGGAAGCAAAACAGGTTAGCTTGCAATACTTGTACGATCAAGTGATGGAGGCAGTTCCCTTTATTCGAGGAGTCACTATTTCGGGTGGAGAGCCAACCATTCATCATAAAAAATTAGTGCCACTGTTCGAGGCGTTGCGTGAGCAAGGGCTAACCTGTTATTTAGACAGCAGCGGCTTTTTTGATTTTGAGGCAACAGAGCCGTTAATTAATGTTACCGATAAATTTCTGTTCGATCTCAAAGGAGATGGGGCGGGCTTACAAACGCTATGCTTTGATCGGAAAAACCAAGCCGGCAAAGTGCCTGAACAGGCTCTTCCAAACGTGAATCATATTAAACCTGAAAACTTGGCACGCAATTTGCAAAATTTAGCCAAATTATTACCGCTCGATAAGGTGGAAGAAGTGCGTTTGGTTTACCTTAATCAGTTTTATGATGCCCATCAGTTACTGGAAAAAGTGGCGGTATTGCTAAAACCTTATCCAGATGTGCTACTTAAAATTATTCGGGTGCATACCAAAGGAGCAAGAGATGAATCAGGCTTGGCTCGTTTTGTGCCGACTATCGAACAGACAAATGAACTCGTGGAATTTGCTAAGCAGAGTGGCATTAATAAAATTATTACTATTTACTAA
- the mtnN gene encoding 5'-methylthioadenosine/S-adenosylhomocysteine nucleosidase, producing the protein MKIGIIGAMAQEIEILRQVMVEPKVTELAGCKIFEGKINNTRVALLQSGIGKVAAAIGTTLLIQLTQPDMIINTGSAGGLDPDLNVGDILISTEVRHHDVDVTAFGYEIGQLPANPPAFSPNEQLVELAQKEAKKAGYNVVSGLICSGDAFINGNDKINQIRQNFPNVVAVEMEAAAIAQVCHGFNLPFVIVRAVSDVADKESHLSFEEFLPLAAEKSSTIVLAMLNNID; encoded by the coding sequence ATGAAAATTGGTATTATTGGTGCGATGGCACAAGAAATTGAGATTTTACGCCAAGTAATGGTTGAACCTAAAGTCACTGAATTAGCAGGTTGTAAAATTTTTGAAGGCAAAATTAATAACACCCGTGTGGCATTATTACAATCGGGTATCGGCAAAGTTGCTGCCGCCATCGGCACTACCTTACTGATACAGCTCACCCAGCCGGATATGATTATTAATACAGGCTCTGCCGGTGGATTAGATCCAGATTTAAACGTAGGTGATATTTTGATTTCAACCGAAGTTCGTCATCACGATGTTGATGTGACCGCCTTTGGTTATGAAATCGGGCAACTACCGGCAAACCCGCCAGCATTTTCGCCAAACGAGCAATTAGTCGAATTAGCTCAAAAGGAAGCGAAAAAAGCCGGTTACAATGTGGTTTCAGGCTTAATCTGTAGCGGCGATGCCTTTATTAACGGTAATGATAAGATTAATCAAATTCGTCAGAATTTCCCGAATGTCGTTGCAGTCGAAATGGAAGCTGCAGCCATTGCGCAGGTTTGTCACGGTTTTAACCTTCCATTTGTAATCGTAAGAGCAGTATCGGATGTAGCGGACAAAGAATCCCACCTTTCTTTTGAAGAATTTCTGCCATTGGCCGCAGAAAAATCTTCCACGATTGTATTAGCAATGCTAAATAATATCGATTAA
- the rplA gene encoding 50S ribosomal protein L1 produces MAKLTKKMKAIKAGVDSTKAYDINEAVEVLKKFATAKFVESVDVAVNLGIDPRKSDQNVRGATVLPHGTGRTARVAVFTQGANAEAAKAAGADLVGMEDLAEQIKKGEMNFDVVIASPDAMRVVGQLGQVLGPRGLMPNPKVGTVTPNVAEAVKNAKSGQIRYRNDKNGIIHTTIGKADFSAEQLKDNLNALLAALTKAKPTTAKGIFIKKVSISTTMGAGVAVDQASL; encoded by the coding sequence ATGGCTAAATTGACTAAAAAAATGAAAGCAATTAAAGCTGGTGTAGATTCTACTAAAGCTTATGACATCAACGAAGCAGTTGAAGTGTTAAAAAAATTCGCAACCGCTAAATTCGTTGAAAGCGTTGATGTTGCAGTAAACTTAGGGATTGACCCTCGTAAATCAGACCAAAACGTGCGTGGTGCAACAGTATTACCACACGGTACAGGTCGTACAGCTCGTGTTGCTGTGTTTACACAAGGTGCAAACGCAGAAGCAGCAAAAGCAGCGGGTGCTGACTTAGTGGGTATGGAAGATCTTGCAGAGCAAATCAAGAAAGGCGAAATGAACTTTGATGTTGTTATCGCTTCTCCTGATGCAATGCGTGTTGTAGGTCAATTAGGTCAAGTATTAGGTCCACGCGGCTTAATGCCAAACCCGAAAGTAGGTACAGTAACACCAAACGTTGCAGAAGCGGTTAAAAATGCTAAATCTGGTCAGATCCGCTACCGTAACGACAAAAACGGTATTATCCACACTACTATCGGTAAAGCAGACTTCTCAGCTGAACAATTAAAAGATAACTTAAACGCATTGTTAGCTGCTTTAACAAAAGCAAAACCAACAACAGCAAAAGGTATCTTCATCAAGAAAGTAAGCATCTCTACTACAATGGGTGCTGGTGTTGCAGTTGATCAAGCATCACTTTAA
- a CDS encoding Predicted hydrolase of the alpha/beta superfamily, with amino-acid sequence MVQKPLNHYLEMQEHFLYVPYLHHHRRIRVLLPKDYHNEGWERYPVLYMHDGQNVFYSKESYSGHSWKIIPTIKSHQELPKMIIVGIDNAGANRLNEYGPWKTTTGSTPETRNAGGLGEEYAKWVVETVKPFIDIHYRTKPQQEHTLLAGSSMGGIITAYMGSRYPHIFGHLGVFSLASWFSEPDFLRFTHQYPLQPNTKVFIQVGTNEGDEIDSHFISNTNQTYIDCSLNYYQALIRIGVPLDNIRLRIMANEIHHEMHWADHFVEFLHFSLLRK; translated from the coding sequence ATGGTACAAAAACCACTTAACCACTATTTAGAAATGCAGGAGCATTTTTTATATGTTCCCTATTTACACCATCACCGCCGCATTCGGGTACTATTGCCGAAGGATTATCACAACGAAGGTTGGGAACGTTATCCGGTGTTATATATGCACGACGGGCAAAATGTGTTTTACAGCAAAGAGTCTTATTCGGGGCATTCTTGGAAAATTATTCCAACCATTAAATCACACCAAGAATTACCGAAGATGATTATTGTCGGCATTGATAACGCAGGAGCTAATCGCTTAAATGAATACGGCCCGTGGAAAACAACCACCGGCTCAACCCCTGAAACCCGAAATGCCGGAGGCTTAGGGGAGGAATATGCCAAATGGGTGGTGGAAACGGTTAAACCCTTTATTGATATTCACTATCGCACCAAGCCTCAGCAAGAACATACCTTATTGGCAGGCAGTTCAATGGGTGGCATTATCACCGCTTATATGGGCAGCCGCTACCCACATATTTTCGGGCATTTAGGGGTGTTTTCGCTTGCCTCTTGGTTTAGTGAGCCGGATTTTCTGCGTTTTACGCACCAATATCCGTTACAACCCAATACCAAAGTGTTTATTCAGGTTGGCACTAACGAAGGCGATGAAATCGATTCGCACTTTATCTCTAATACGAACCAAACCTATATTGATTGTTCGCTCAATTACTACCAAGCACTGATTCGGATTGGCGTGCCGTTAGACAATATCCGCCTGCGGATTATGGCAAATGAAATCCACCACGAAATGCACTGGGCAGATCACTTTGTGGAATTTTTACATTTTTCACTGCTGCGCAAGTAA
- the rplL gene encoding L8, with protein sequence MSLTNEQIIEAIASKSVSEIVELITAMEEKFGVSAAAAVAAAPAAGAAAAEEKTEFDVVLAEAGANKVAVIKAVRGATGLGLKEAKDLVESAPAALKEGISKAEAEALKKELEEAGAKVEIK encoded by the coding sequence ATGTCATTAACTAACGAACAAATCATTGAAGCGATTGCTTCTAAATCAGTATCAGAAATCGTTGAATTAATCACTGCGATGGAAGAAAAATTCGGTGTTTCAGCAGCGGCAGCAGTAGCAGCAGCTCCAGCAGCAGGCGCAGCGGCAGCAGAAGAGAAAACTGAGTTTGATGTAGTATTAGCAGAAGCTGGTGCAAACAAAGTTGCTGTAATCAAAGCAGTACGTGGTGCAACAGGTTTAGGCTTAAAAGAAGCTAAAGACTTAGTAGAATCAGCTCCAGCTGCATTAAAAGAAGGCATCTCTAAAGCAGAAGCTGAAGCACTTAAGAAAGAATTAGAAGAAGCTGGCGCGAAAGTAGAAATCAAATAA
- a CDS encoding Predicted O-linked N-acetylglucosamine transferase, SPINDLY family — MSAENMPSVIRFEQAVAKKDYESACTELLSILSKLDSNFGGISNIELNMPEQIENLENDKAIYFCTRMAVAITRLFEDPALEISEHGAMRFLTLQRWIALIFASSPYVNADHILRTYNRNKESANPNTVDLDATLQALIKFCILYLPESNILLNLDAAWNASSDLTASLCFALQSPRFIGTSSAFAKRAAILQWFPEKLAQIENLNKLPSAISHDVYMHCSYDIEANKHNVKRSLNAVIRRHLLSIGWEDRKIEQLGTRNNKPVMVVLLEHFHSSHSIYRTHSTSMIAAREHFHLIGLGSDAVDEMGRQVFDEFHLLPQDGSLFDRLSFLKNICDKNNPAVFYMPSIGMDLTTIFASNTRLAPIQAVALGHPATTHSDFIEYVIVEDDYVGSESCFSEQLLRLPKDALPYVPSALAPKNVVYNLRENPEVIHIGIASTTMKLNPYFLEALKAIRDRAKVKTHFHFALGQSSGITHPYVERFIKSYLGNDATAHPHSPYDEYLNILHNCDMMLNPFPFGNTNGIIDMVTLGLVGVCKTGPEVHEHIDEGLFKRLGLPNWLITQTAEEYVTQAIRLVENHEERLAIRRDIIENNKLQTLFSGDPRPMGQIFLAKVQAWLADKNPKNAEVEVKTKKVRKAATASQSTKKQTTSKTKTAKAEKNNTAKKTTRKKTAKIETES; from the coding sequence ATGTCAGCAGAAAATATGCCTAGCGTCATCCGTTTTGAGCAGGCGGTCGCGAAAAAAGATTATGAATCGGCTTGTACCGAGCTACTGTCTATCCTTTCAAAATTAGATAGTAATTTTGGTGGCATTTCCAATATTGAATTGAATATGCCAGAGCAGATTGAAAATTTAGAAAATGATAAAGCTATCTATTTCTGTACTCGAATGGCGGTAGCGATTACTCGCTTGTTTGAAGATCCTGCATTAGAGATCTCCGAACACGGTGCTATGCGTTTTCTGACATTACAACGCTGGATAGCATTAATTTTTGCCAGTTCTCCATACGTAAACGCAGACCATATCTTGCGTACTTACAATAGAAATAAAGAATCTGCTAATCCAAATACGGTTGATTTAGATGCCACATTACAAGCACTAATTAAGTTCTGTATTTTATACTTACCGGAATCTAATATTTTATTGAATCTAGATGCTGCATGGAATGCTTCATCAGATCTCACCGCATCACTTTGTTTTGCACTCCAATCACCTAGATTTATTGGTACATCCTCTGCTTTTGCAAAACGCGCGGCTATTTTGCAATGGTTCCCAGAAAAATTAGCGCAAATTGAAAACTTAAACAAGCTACCGAGTGCCATCTCACACGATGTTTATATGCATTGCAGTTATGATATTGAAGCCAATAAACATAATGTAAAACGGTCGTTAAATGCTGTAATTCGTCGTCATTTGCTTTCTATCGGTTGGGAAGATAGAAAAATTGAACAACTTGGCACCAGAAATAATAAGCCTGTCATGGTAGTATTATTGGAGCATTTCCATTCATCACATTCTATTTATCGCACTCATTCAACCTCAATGATTGCTGCACGCGAACATTTCCATCTTATTGGGCTAGGTAGTGATGCAGTAGACGAAATGGGACGACAAGTATTCGACGAATTTCATTTATTACCACAAGATGGATCTCTCTTTGACCGCTTAAGCTTTTTAAAAAATATCTGTGATAAAAATAATCCAGCCGTATTCTATATGCCAAGCATTGGAATGGATTTAACCACTATTTTCGCCAGTAACACTCGCCTAGCGCCAATTCAAGCTGTTGCGCTAGGTCATCCAGCAACCACACACTCTGATTTTATTGAATATGTTATCGTAGAAGATGACTATGTTGGTTCCGAAAGCTGCTTTAGTGAGCAATTATTACGTCTTCCAAAAGATGCGCTACCCTATGTGCCTTCCGCATTAGCGCCTAAAAATGTGGTCTATAACCTACGTGAAAATCCAGAGGTTATCCATATCGGAATTGCATCAACCACTATGAAATTAAACCCATATTTCTTAGAGGCATTGAAAGCCATTCGTGATAGGGCGAAGGTAAAAACTCATTTCCATTTTGCATTAGGGCAATCTAGTGGAATTACGCATCCTTATGTGGAACGTTTTATCAAAAGCTATTTAGGAAATGATGCAACCGCACACCCGCATTCGCCATATGATGAATATCTAAATATTCTACATAATTGCGATATGATGCTAAATCCATTCCCATTTGGAAATACAAACGGTATTATCGATATGGTTACGCTTGGTTTAGTTGGTGTCTGTAAAACAGGCCCTGAAGTTCATGAACATATTGATGAAGGTTTATTTAAGCGCCTCGGGCTACCTAATTGGTTAATTACCCAAACAGCAGAGGAATACGTTACCCAAGCTATTCGTTTAGTGGAAAACCACGAAGAACGCTTAGCAATTAGGCGCGACATTATTGAAAATAATAAATTACAAACATTATTTTCTGGCGATCCTCGCCCGATGGGACAAATATTCTTAGCTAAAGTGCAGGCATGGTTAGCGGATAAAAACCCTAAAAATGCGGAAGTAGAAGTTAAAACAAAGAAAGTAAGAAAAGCAGCTACTGCTAGCCAATCCACAAAAAAACAGACAACTTCGAAAACAAAAACAGCCAAAGCAGAAAAGAATAACACAGCAAAAAAAACGACTAGAAAAAAGACAGCAAAAATCGAAACTGAAAGCTAG
- a CDS encoding glycine radical enzyme, YjjI family, with protein MQASLQDILEVVKAKNLTYQQKLMSLGNIAERLFNPIELLGYTEEEWEHIENQMICDLNEGYAIYRPRYILPDYNVYMQKGCQFLDLPPPTNLDEALDGLLILYSHVPSITTFPVYIGRLDQLLEPFITDEEQDYIKIKRFLNHIDKTISDSFCHANIGPNDTKAGRLILKAVIELENTTPNMTIRYDKTKTSREFAELAAKACLLVSKPSFANDAYYIQDLGEEYGIASCYNALPECGGAYTLTRLRLGTIGRACASVEQMVNEMLPKVAKLALSTMDKRHKFLVEESNFFESSFLVQEGFIKRTNFTSMIAIVGLADAVNHLLKQEGLNETFGQSKRGDEIATLIMDKLQAVNDAHKGLYVERTNNQYLLHAQVGANNHAEDKMNTPAHRIRVGEEPTLLAHLKQSAPFHKYFPSGTGDLFAFDQTYTDHLDAVVDIIDGSFAQGYRYITTYLKNTDLIRVTGYLVKKSEVERYRKGEAVLRDTTWYGSGTDDCAKVFDRQLRDEENVNAG; from the coding sequence ATGCAGGCTTCATTACAAGATATTCTTGAGGTAGTAAAAGCAAAAAATCTCACTTATCAGCAAAAATTGATGAGTTTAGGCAATATTGCTGAGCGGTTATTTAACCCGATTGAACTACTTGGCTACACTGAAGAAGAGTGGGAACACATTGAAAATCAGATGATTTGCGATTTAAATGAAGGTTATGCGATTTATCGCCCACGTTATATTTTGCCTGATTATAATGTGTATATGCAAAAAGGTTGCCAATTCTTAGATTTACCTCCGCCAACCAATTTAGATGAAGCCTTAGACGGCTTGTTAATTCTGTATTCACACGTTCCGTCCATTACTACTTTTCCGGTGTATATCGGGCGTTTAGACCAACTGTTAGAACCGTTTATAACCGATGAAGAGCAAGATTACATTAAAATCAAGCGTTTCTTAAATCATATCGATAAAACCATTTCCGATTCTTTCTGCCACGCTAACATCGGGCCGAATGACACCAAAGCCGGTCGTTTAATCTTAAAAGCGGTGATTGAGCTTGAAAACACTACACCGAATATGACGATTCGTTATGATAAAACCAAAACATCGCGTGAATTTGCCGAACTGGCGGCGAAAGCGTGCTTGTTGGTGTCCAAACCGTCTTTTGCTAATGATGCCTACTACATTCAAGATTTAGGCGAAGAATACGGAATTGCAAGCTGTTATAACGCCTTACCGGAATGTGGCGGTGCTTACACTCTGACCCGCCTGCGTTTAGGTACTATCGGGCGTGCTTGTGCGAGTGTTGAACAAATGGTCAATGAGATGCTGCCGAAAGTGGCAAAACTCGCCCTTTCCACGATGGATAAACGGCATAAATTCTTGGTGGAAGAAAGCAATTTCTTTGAAAGTAGCTTCTTGGTTCAGGAGGGCTTTATCAAACGTACTAACTTCACAAGTATGATTGCGATTGTAGGTCTTGCCGATGCGGTGAATCATTTACTCAAGCAAGAAGGTTTAAATGAAACCTTTGGGCAAAGCAAACGTGGCGATGAAATTGCGACGCTGATTATGGATAAGCTCCAAGCAGTAAATGACGCTCATAAAGGGCTGTATGTTGAACGAACCAATAACCAATATCTGTTACACGCTCAAGTGGGGGCAAATAACCACGCTGAAGACAAAATGAACACGCCGGCACACCGCATTCGTGTGGGCGAAGAGCCAACCTTATTGGCACACTTAAAACAGTCTGCTCCTTTCCATAAATATTTCCCATCCGGTACGGGGGATTTATTCGCCTTTGACCAAACCTACACTGATCATTTAGATGCGGTGGTGGATATTATTGACGGCTCGTTCGCCCAAGGTTATCGCTACATTACCACTTACCTGAAAAATACTGATTTGATTCGAGTGACAGGCTACTTGGTGAAAAAAAGCGAGGTTGAACGTTATCGCAAAGGCGAAGCGGTATTGCGTGATACCACTTGGTATGGTTCAGGCACCGATGATTGTGCGAAAGTGTTCGACCGCCAGCTGCGTGATGAAGAAAATGTGAATGCAGGGTAA